A genomic window from Thunnus maccoyii chromosome 2, fThuMac1.1, whole genome shotgun sequence includes:
- the LOC121904938 gene encoding somatostatin receptor type 5-like, whose product MVFNASMELIQASQVSLLPTATWSNNSVPALSHFLLLSTSSESLLSLTQTDNSFLFNSTCQNCSKPEPGSLPGLAGIFIPLIYGLVFVVGLLGNTLVIHVIVNYTKNESVTNIYILNLAIADELFMLSLPFLAVQNALFSWPFGSLMCRVVLTVDAINQFTSIFCLTVMSVDRYLAVVHPIRSSWWRRPRVAKAISATVWAGSFVVVLPVVVFADILKEAGNCSIVWPEPAEVWKTSFIVYTCTVGFFFPLLVICLCYLLIVIKVRSVGKRAQATSSRRRKSERKITRMVVVVVAVFVLCWLPFYVLNIVNLLVVLPGDFRGLYFFVVVLSYANSCANPILYGFLSDNFKRGFRKALCRTSRRVKSNDKAVTEVQRPTEEWGGVVHQTQRSEGATVMHRKHCGVKEEEEEINGTQGSIQMSEVHRISQNGNSRGVTEGTRGKPELENSGQSAKHGEQARKGFDPAEAVSSLASNGGSNRSQPEAFMNENSVLEISYL is encoded by the exons ATGGTCTTTAACGCCTCCATGGAGCTCATCCAGGCCTCCCAGGTTTCCTTGCTGCCTACAGCTACCTGGAGCAACAACTCTGTCCCTGCCCTCTCCCACTTCCTGCTTCTCTCCACTTCCTCTGAATCTCTTCTCAGCCTCACCCAGACCGACAACTCTTTCCTTTTTAACAGCACCTGTCAGAACTGCAGCAAACCCGAACCTGGATCCCTCCCTGGTTTAGCTGGAATCTTCATCCCTCTTATCTACGGGCTAGTGTTTGTCGTCGGCCTGCTGGGCAACACTCTGGTCATCCACGTTATTGTCAATTACACCAAGAATGAGTCGGTCACCAACATCTACATCCTCAATTTAGCCATAGCAGATGAGCTGTTTATGCTTAGCCTGCCATTCTTGGCGGTGCAGAACGCTCTGTTCTCCTGGCCCTTCGGCTCTCTGATGTGCCGCGTGGTCCTGACAGTGGACGCCATCAACCAGTTTACCAGCATATTCTGCCTGACTGTGATGTCTGTAGACCGCTACCTGGCCGTGGTTCACCCCATCCGTTCGTCCTGGTGGCGGCGCCCCCGAGTGGCCAAGGCCATCAGTGCCACGGTTTGGGCCGGGTCGTTCGTGGTGGTGCTGCCGGTGGTGGTGTTTGCAGACATACTGAAAGAGGCTGGGAACTGCAGCATCGTGTGGCCTGAGCCAGCGGAAGTGTGGAAGACGTCTTTCATCGTCTACACGTGCACTGTAGGCTTCTTCTTCCCCCTGCTGGTCATCTGCTTGTGCTACCTGCTGATTGTCATCAAG GTACGTAGTGTTGGAAAACGGGCGCAGGCCACATCCTCTCGGCGCAGGAAGTCGGAGCGTAAAATCACCAGGATGGTGGTTGTCGTGGTGGCGGTGTTTGTCCTCTGCTGGTTACCGTTCTATGTCCTCAACATCGTCAATCTCCTGGTGGTCCTGCCCGGAGACTTTAGGGGGCTTTACTTTTTTGTAGTTGTGCTTTCATACGCAAACAGCTGCGCCAACCCCATCCTGTACGGATTCCTGTCCGACAACTTCAAGAGAGGCTTCAGGAAGGCCCTGTGCCGCACTTCACGCAGGGTGAAGAGCAACGACAAGGCCGTCACCGAGGTGCAGCGACCCACGGAGGAGTGGGGCGGCGTCGTGCACCAAACGCAAAGAAGCGAAGGAGCCACCGTTATGCATAGGAAACACTGCGGtgtaaaagaagaagaggaggaaatcaATGGAACACAGGGAAGCATACAGATGAGTGAAGTACACAGAATTTCACAAAATGGAAACAGCAGAGGAGTGACAGAAGGCACCAGGGGGAAGCCTGAGCTGGAGAACTCAGGTCAGAGTGCCAAACACGGAGAACAGGCCAGGAAAGGCTTCGATCCTGCTGAGGCAGTGTCCTCTTTGGCCAGTAATGGTGGAAGCAACAGGTCACAACCTGAGGCATTCATGAATGAAAACTCAGTGCTTGAAATCAGCTATCTGTAA
- the LOC121904655 gene encoding protein CutA homolog isoform X1 has translation MRIGLPGAETLQGGSLKAWILTVLLSAFMFQLLRTVGLRAFSMASETYTSGTHSAAFVTCPNDTVAKELARGIVQKKLAACVNIVPAITSVYEWQGKIEEDSEVLLMIKTRSSKVPALAEYVRSNHPYEVAEVISLPIDQGNPPYLKWIGEVVPE, from the exons ATGCGCATTGGACTGCCCGGTGCAGAGACACTACAAGGTGGATCCTTAAAAGCTTGGATTTTG ACAGTCCTCCTGAGTGCGTTTATGTTCCAGCTGCTGAGGACTGTTGGACTGAGGGCGTTCTCCATGGCATCTGAGACCTACACGTCGGGCACACACTCCGCTGCCTTCGTCACCTGTCCTAACGACACGGTGGCTAAAGAGTTGGCCAG GGGTATTGTGCAGAAGAAGCTGGCTGCCTGTGTCAACATCGTTCCAGCGATCACATCTGT ATATGAATGGCAGGGGAAGATTGAGGAGGACAGTGAGGTGCTGCTG ATGATTAAAACAAGAAGTTCCAAAGTGCCTGCTCTAGCTGAATATGTCCg TTCTAACCATCCTTACGAGGTAGCCGAGGTCATCAGCCTTCCCATCGACCAGGGGAACCCGCCTTACCTCAAGTGGATAGGAGAAGTTGTCCCTGAATAA
- the LOC121904655 gene encoding protein CutA homolog isoform X2 gives MFQLLRTVGLRAFSMASETYTSGTHSAAFVTCPNDTVAKELARGIVQKKLAACVNIVPAITSVYEWQGKIEEDSEVLLMIKTRSSKVPALAEYVRSNHPYEVAEVISLPIDQGNPPYLKWIGEVVPE, from the exons ATGTTCCAGCTGCTGAGGACTGTTGGACTGAGGGCGTTCTCCATGGCATCTGAGACCTACACGTCGGGCACACACTCCGCTGCCTTCGTCACCTGTCCTAACGACACGGTGGCTAAAGAGTTGGCCAG GGGTATTGTGCAGAAGAAGCTGGCTGCCTGTGTCAACATCGTTCCAGCGATCACATCTGT ATATGAATGGCAGGGGAAGATTGAGGAGGACAGTGAGGTGCTGCTG ATGATTAAAACAAGAAGTTCCAAAGTGCCTGCTCTAGCTGAATATGTCCg TTCTAACCATCCTTACGAGGTAGCCGAGGTCATCAGCCTTCCCATCGACCAGGGGAACCCGCCTTACCTCAAGTGGATAGGAGAAGTTGTCCCTGAATAA